In the genome of Natator depressus isolate rNatDep1 chromosome 21, rNatDep2.hap1, whole genome shotgun sequence, one region contains:
- the MYBPH gene encoding myosin-binding protein H, translating into MPSKEPDPELAQATPAAEPAETRAAEAAPASPAGGALPPEPQPPAAAPERGEPKAEPPSCPLHLAVEDVNDNSVSLTWKAPEQAGSTGLDGYLVECCRDGTEDWEAANKELFLSVRYTIRNLTPGDRLQIRVKAVNAGGMSVPAVLEQPVVIREILEHPKIRVPRHLRQTYLRPVGEAVNLLIPFQGQPRPQVSWSKDGQPLDPKRVTVRNGDRDTIFFIRKAERSDSGQYQLSVKIDRLEDKATIDICVIEQPGPPENLKLVDVWGFNVALEWSPPKDNGNAALKGYTVQKSDRKSGQWFTVVERCPRLSCTVSDLIIGNSYSFRVFSENACGHSAVAAVTTELAHIPKPEIVYQPEKYLGRDFSEAPKFTQPLADRSTTRGYNTQLFCCVRAFPKPKIIWLKNQTEIREDPKYIAVINEGVCSLEIRKPSPFDGGVYTCKAVNPLGEASVDCRLDVKVPQ; encoded by the exons ATGCCCAGCAAAGAACCAGACCCAGAGCTGGCCCAGGCGACCCCAGCAGCCGAACCGGCCGAAACCCGGGCAGCAGAAGCGGCTCCCGCTtcgccagcagggggcgccctgccgcctgagccccagcccccggCCGCTGCTCCGGAGCGCGGGGAGCCTAAAGCAG AGCCGCCCAGCTGCCCATTGCACCTGGCAGTGGAGGACGTGAATGATAACTCGGTGTCCCTGACATGGAAGGCCCCAGAGCAGGCGGGCTCCACTGGCCTGGATGGATACCTGGTGGAGTGCTGTAGAGATGGAA CTGAAGACTGGGAAGCTGCTAACAAAGAACTCTTTCTTTCTGTCCGGTACACGATCCGCAACCTGACACCCGGAGATAGACTTCAGATTCGCGTGAAGGCAGTGAATGCTGGGGGCATGAGTGTTCCAGCTGTCCTGGAACAGCCTGTCGTCATCAGAGAGATACTCG AGCACCCGAAGATCCGAGTGCCGCGCCACCTGCGGCAGACGTACCTCCGGCCCGTGGGGGAGGCGGTGAACCTGCTAATCCCTTTCCAG GGACAGCCGAGGCCCCAGGTGAGCTGGAGCAAAGACGGCCAGCCTCTGGATCCCAAGAGGGTGACCGTGCGCAACGGCGACAGGGACACCATTTTCTTCATTCGCAAGGCAGAGCGCAGTGACTCTGGCCAGTACCAGCTGAGCGTCAAAATAGACAGGCTGGAGGACAAAGCTACCATTGACATCTGCGTCATCG AGCAGCCGGGCCCTCCAGAGAACCTGAAGCTGGTTGACGTGTGGGGGTTTAACGTGGCGCTGGAGTGGAGCCCGCCGAAGGACAACGGGAACGCAGCCCTCAAAGGGTACACGGTCCAGAAATCGGACAGGAAGAGTGGG CAATGGTTCACCGTGGTGGAGCGCTGCCCCCGGCTCAGCTGCACCGTCTCAGACCTCATCATCGGCAACAGCTACTCCTTCCGGGTGTTCTCGGAGAACGCCTGTGGGCACAGCGCCGTGGCGGCCGTCACCACGGAGCTGGCCCACATCCCGAAACCAG AAATTGTTTACCAGCCCGAGAAATACTTGGGCCGGGACTTCTCCGAAGCTCCCAAATTCACCCAGCCCTTGGCGGACAGGTCCACCACCAGAGGCTACAACACCCAGCTCTTCTGCTGCGTCCGGGCCTTCCCCAAG CCCAAAATCATCTGGCTGAAAAACCAGACGGAGATTCGGGAAGACCCCAAGTACATCGCAGTGATCAATGAGGGGGTTTGCTCGCTGGAAATCCGGAAACCCAGCCCATTTGACGGAGGCGTCTATACCTGCAAAGCAGTCAATCCCCTCGGGGAAGCCTCGGTGGACTGTAGGCTTGATGTGAAAG